One genomic region from Edaphobacter dinghuensis encodes:
- a CDS encoding mannonate dehydratase, whose translation MKLGLGLYRHMLTPEHYAFAAQAGCTHVVVHLVDYFKGGASNPANNQPTGGKDSPWGIAGDPEHIWTQKELSGLKTEIEAFGLRLEAIENLDPAHWHDILLDGPKRAAHIENVKTIIRRMGEAGIPILGYNFSLAGVCGRIQGPFARGGAVSVGLDGPVETPIPNGMVWNMIYDQHAPAGTLTSISHEELWTRLERFLEEVLPVAEEAGVTLAAHPDDPPLPTMRQQPRLVYQPDMYQRLIDINHSSRNGLEFCLGTLAEMSEGDIYSTVDRYSKQHRIAYIHFRNVRGKVPNYKEAFIDDGDIDMLRILSILDHNGFDGVLIPDHTPQMSCTAPWHAGMAHTLGFMRAALMNLEREHLSHRPGTNQ comes from the coding sequence ATGAAACTTGGTCTTGGCTTATATCGCCACATGTTAACCCCCGAGCACTATGCCTTCGCTGCTCAGGCAGGATGTACTCACGTCGTCGTCCACTTGGTTGATTACTTCAAGGGCGGTGCTTCTAACCCGGCCAACAATCAACCTACAGGTGGAAAAGATAGCCCGTGGGGAATCGCCGGAGATCCGGAGCATATCTGGACACAAAAAGAGCTTAGCGGCTTAAAGACCGAGATAGAAGCTTTCGGGCTTCGCCTTGAAGCAATCGAAAACCTCGACCCAGCCCATTGGCACGATATTTTGCTCGACGGCCCCAAGCGGGCTGCTCATATTGAGAATGTCAAAACCATCATTCGCCGAATGGGAGAAGCCGGAATCCCGATCCTCGGCTATAACTTCAGTCTGGCCGGTGTCTGCGGACGTATCCAGGGACCATTCGCAAGAGGTGGTGCCGTGTCTGTGGGTCTCGATGGACCTGTCGAGACACCCATTCCAAACGGCATGGTCTGGAACATGATTTACGATCAGCATGCTCCCGCGGGCACACTTACCTCTATTTCACACGAAGAACTATGGACGAGACTCGAGCGATTTCTCGAAGAGGTTCTTCCTGTTGCGGAAGAAGCCGGCGTAACGCTTGCCGCCCATCCCGATGATCCGCCTCTGCCAACGATGCGTCAGCAGCCTAGATTGGTCTATCAACCAGATATGTATCAAAGGTTGATAGACATCAATCACAGCTCCAGAAACGGCCTTGAGTTTTGCCTGGGAACGCTTGCTGAAATGAGCGAAGGTGATATCTATAGCACTGTTGATCGATATAGCAAGCAGCATCGCATCGCTTACATTCATTTCCGCAATGTTCGCGGCAAGGTTCCAAATTACAAAGAAGCCTTTATCGACGACGGCGATATCGATATGCTCAGGATCCTGTCCATCCTCGATCACAACGGATTTGATGGCGTTCTTATTCCCGACCACACTCCGCAGATGAGTTGTACTGCTCCCTGGCATGCCGGCATGGCGCACACACTGGGATTCATGCGCGCGGCGCTTATGAATCTCGAAAGAGAACATCTCTCTCATCGGCCAGGAACAAACCAGTGA
- a CDS encoding SDR family NAD(P)-dependent oxidoreductase codes for MINIDLRQKSILITGALGAIAEHIVRKLEEAGAFLILTDAKSNAEALSVIESWKLHPSRYVYHQMDVTNSSEVEAIVHDMMGRYSNLDTVLGHAGGCGLHPFAETAEADFDRIFKFNYFAQTYLARAFLAQWVRRKVTGHLIFTSSYVAQIPHTRIPAYATAKAALEHLTRCLALEYAPAGIRVNAISPGNVAAGSSLKVFEEDQEYREFVLRVAPMGKRNSPEAIADAFVFLCSEMAGEITGQILRVDFGVSIPKIG; via the coding sequence ATGATCAACATCGACCTGCGGCAAAAATCCATCCTGATTACAGGCGCTCTTGGTGCGATTGCCGAACATATCGTCCGCAAGCTCGAAGAAGCCGGCGCCTTTCTTATTCTCACTGACGCAAAATCCAATGCAGAGGCTCTTTCTGTAATCGAGAGTTGGAAGCTTCACCCTTCAAGGTACGTCTATCACCAGATGGATGTAACAAATTCATCTGAAGTAGAAGCAATCGTCCATGACATGATGGGTCGCTACTCAAACCTGGACACTGTTTTGGGCCATGCTGGAGGATGTGGACTTCATCCGTTCGCCGAAACAGCAGAAGCTGACTTTGATCGCATCTTCAAGTTCAATTATTTTGCACAAACTTATCTGGCGCGCGCTTTCCTTGCGCAATGGGTGCGCCGCAAAGTTACCGGCCACCTGATCTTCACTTCGTCCTATGTGGCACAAATTCCACATACCCGGATACCGGCCTACGCTACAGCAAAGGCTGCATTAGAGCACCTTACCCGCTGCCTCGCCCTTGAATATGCCCCGGCGGGCATACGGGTCAACGCGATCTCTCCGGGGAATGTGGCTGCAGGTAGTTCGCTCAAGGTCTTTGAAGAGGACCAGGAGTATCGAGAATTCGTACTTCGCGTTGCTCCGATGGGAAAGCGCAATTCGCCAGAAGCAATTGCGGATGCATTTGTATTCCTCTGCTCCGAGATGGCAGGGGAGATAACGGGTCAGATACTCCGAGTAGATTTCGGCGTCAGCATCCCGAAGATTGGATGA
- a CDS encoding RraA family protein, with amino-acid sequence MTAWSTDDELFTLAERELFTCVVGDIMDKLCLFHQFLPPQIRPILNEAIVIGRAMPVLGGNVFEESSPGSANRLMEKPFGLMLEAVDDLQKGEVYICTGSAPRNATWGEMMATRATKLGARGAVLDGYYRDTKGLIRMNFPTFGYGSYGQDSAPRYKVHDFRVPIEIGAVRIHPGDIIFGDIDGVCIVPKEAEREVFSKALEKARGEKLVKKSLEAGLSAVAAYSEHGIM; translated from the coding sequence ATGACTGCTTGGAGTACAGATGACGAACTTTTTACGCTTGCAGAACGTGAATTGTTTACTTGTGTCGTCGGCGACATCATGGACAAACTCTGCCTCTTCCATCAATTTCTCCCTCCTCAAATCAGGCCCATCCTCAATGAGGCGATTGTTATAGGCCGCGCGATGCCCGTCTTAGGCGGAAACGTCTTTGAGGAGTCATCTCCGGGCTCAGCAAACCGGCTAATGGAAAAGCCTTTCGGACTGATGCTTGAGGCCGTCGATGATTTGCAAAAAGGCGAAGTCTATATCTGCACCGGATCTGCTCCGAGAAATGCCACATGGGGTGAAATGATGGCGACCCGAGCCACAAAACTGGGAGCAAGAGGAGCGGTTTTAGACGGCTATTACCGGGACACAAAGGGATTGATTCGAATGAATTTTCCGACCTTTGGCTATGGCTCCTACGGTCAGGACTCTGCCCCTCGCTATAAGGTGCACGATTTCCGAGTGCCTATTGAGATAGGAGCTGTCAGGATTCACCCAGGCGATATTATCTTTGGCGATATTGATGGCGTTTGCATTGTTCCGAAGGAAGCAGAGCGAGAAGTCTTCAGCAAGGCTCTTGAAAAAGCTCGTGGCGAAAAGTTGGTCAAGAAATCCCTTGAAGCTGGACTAAGTGCAGTTGCCGCATATTCCGAACACGGAATTATGTGA
- a CDS encoding ROK family protein, with translation MLALSLDMGGTHIGCAVVRDQKILACSSLATESAKGLGSILPLIAQTLQRLLDESGENLDACSGLAVGFPGIIDARTNCILSTLKKYEDAKELDLAVWSKEVLGLSLRMENDARMALLGEQFAGSAQGLNDVVMMTLGTGIGGAVMIHGRLLRGAHAQAACLGGHLPVHYRGRLCKCGNIGCAEAEASGWALPGIIREHPAFATSLLALEPELNFRQLFDMANRGDRVALDVRQHCLEVWAANTVALIHAYDPEVVIMGGGVLGGADVILPFVQNHVNKHAWAAWGTPVIRAAELGENAALLGAVPLLAEERSCDEKATATVRA, from the coding sequence ATGCTTGCTTTATCTCTTGATATGGGTGGAACACATATTGGTTGCGCGGTGGTGCGCGACCAGAAGATACTTGCCTGCTCCTCGCTTGCAACCGAGAGTGCTAAGGGGCTCGGTTCCATACTTCCCCTGATTGCACAGACCTTGCAGCGTCTTCTAGACGAGTCCGGAGAGAATCTGGATGCGTGCTCTGGTCTCGCTGTCGGCTTTCCGGGAATCATCGATGCTCGAACCAACTGCATCCTTTCCACGTTGAAGAAGTATGAGGACGCGAAGGAGTTGGATCTCGCTGTATGGAGCAAAGAGGTTCTTGGTTTATCTCTGCGTATGGAGAACGACGCACGCATGGCTCTGCTCGGAGAGCAATTTGCGGGAAGCGCTCAAGGGCTAAACGATGTGGTCATGATGACACTGGGGACAGGCATTGGTGGAGCAGTGATGATTCATGGCAGGCTGTTGCGCGGTGCACATGCACAGGCTGCCTGTCTCGGCGGCCATTTGCCGGTTCATTACCGGGGACGGCTTTGCAAGTGCGGCAATATCGGCTGTGCCGAGGCGGAAGCGTCCGGTTGGGCTTTACCGGGAATTATTCGGGAGCATCCAGCGTTTGCAACCAGCCTCCTTGCCCTGGAGCCGGAGCTGAACTTTCGTCAGCTCTTTGATATGGCTAACCGGGGAGATCGGGTTGCCTTGGATGTACGGCAGCACTGCCTGGAGGTTTGGGCTGCGAACACAGTGGCATTAATTCACGCTTACGATCCCGAAGTTGTGATCATGGGAGGTGGAGTCTTGGGCGGCGCGGACGTCATATTGCCTTTCGTGCAGAACCACGTCAACAAGCATGCTTGGGCTGCATGGGGAACGCCTGTCATACGTGCCGCGGAGCTTGGCGAGAATGCCGCTCTTCTGGGGGCAGTTCCGCTGCTGGCGGAAGAACGCTCATGTGATGAGAAAGCTACCGCGACTGTAAGGGCATAG
- a CDS encoding DUF7948 domain-containing protein, translating into MRLFNRSGWLLFLPAVLLLCSTSAFAAQSITARLPLVFEPNRGQASAEVQYILREGTLAGGFEKDGVLFSLSGGKKITSQVKMRLVGGREDTVITGGDALEGHTNYLVGNDPAHWLRGLPNYTKVRYSRIYPGTDLVFYGNGESLEHDFEVQPGANPKQISFRLDGAEKVALDKNGNLQVSLAGGAIAFRRPIAYQTVAGVRRDVDAAFMVDHKGTIHFQLGNYDTSEKLVIDPVLSFSTYLSPLAPNANLIATDAGGNNYVAGYGTFGVPVTPGAFAGCTTCTTNTVVTFISKLSADGKNLIYSTVLGGNSFAQPTGIAVDANGNVLVSGWTGASDFPTKNGQTIATTINAYDGFLISLSADGSSLNYGTMLGTAPSVSPVPATYATAVAVDSSGNAYVTGETGDGFFISPGALDQTAVGMSRNSSDIFLAKFGPTGTLVYSAVLGTADPQNGGGGPTGASGITVDAAGDAFVAGQAGTLWPISSNAYLKQITGSMPYATPFVTKVSPDAKSILYSTYLDYAYVVTGIAALPTGDVFVAGNSPATTYPTTANAYQQNTGNSGAFLTELNADGSALDYSTVFGDTSYKINGLALDPDGDIWLAGQTSNPQFPLVHPIQAIFPPTTLFPALASTLDQFDPTGQTLKFSTFLGGSASGYASSVAVGANHKAHVSGAAGYGMYTTPSVYAGSVPSPSPGYSGATYAYVALIDPAVSSGTLCLASTQLSFNYLLPQTTASLIEHVTNCGDAPFDFTSITSDNAAFTVPAGTNSCIGSLAAGSSCDVSVEFAPTAVQAYAGQLTFTSNASITTTSIPLSGNGAEPLAEFGSQGASTTIFSSLLVGQTSPIRYVDVYNGGMVPLTIYPQQTAVSNGFVLAPGSNCTGTLAAHQYCTIVVQFAPQAPGTFSGTLSVSSSDPAHPTISAPLQGTAYASYPIATITALFNPSYPIGGTTPITMTVKGTNFFAASVVYINGVAQPTTYQSDTSLSVTFDPSVVNTVGAIPVTVVNPTPGGGSSSSYPLIGYRSLPLTASALTVDPVGGLLYAAIPATASQNPNTIIPINPATGAMMTPITVAAGPRALAVSDDGSELYVASTGVLQRINLKTLAIEKTFNLPVDSEWGQTYVQEMHVVPGSPQSIVVELFANVDPAEDGAALYNDSGLVNWIPGQSLVNGGNSIFWLDTFTFTSSPSIIYGLPVAPTGGTFFAEIQVSPSGLSRMAGGVMSGQPPQQSGSIVRSDGALLYTNTGQVWEPSTQKLLGTYLAANGNPLTYTGSVIPDTANGHTYFLDGFAQYAQYESLGIDVYDQASEALIGAVPFLGLNSTGAVDLMRWGINGFAFRLLDTTGTNPSANQIVIVTSDLVTSSGITPIPILASVSPAKVYAGGPTYSMQLTGSGFTNASTVLINGSPRATTYVSGTSLTAQVLDSDIAATGQLNVQVTTPAPGGGTSDYAYVSIDTPPQTNPTVTLTPSATAITTAQSLTATVTVSGGSGKATPTGSVTFSGGGFTAAAALSSGTATINIPAGSLAVGVDPLAVTYTPDSASSTIYNGATGAASVTVTTAVKSASAVTMTPASSTITNEQTNTVSITVAGLNGQPSPTGTVTLMSGTYNAQQTLATGAASFTIPAGALSSGANKLTATYSGDETYAGASGTANITVSQVVIATLTPAGVPPGGSTTTNVTLSAGSTYSGTMNMSCTLVGSPAGAQSLPTCSLNPTSVKIATGGTGATVLTVQTKAASTTALIAPTRMNLFGFGGGTILAGLFLIGVPARRRRWMPMLALLLIVVVAGVVGCAGSDSSNSGSGGSGSGPGGSSIPATTAGTYTFTLTGVDSANSSITTSANAVVIVQ; encoded by the coding sequence GTGCGACTCTTCAACCGAAGTGGTTGGTTGCTATTTCTGCCTGCTGTTCTTCTCCTCTGTTCCACATCGGCTTTTGCCGCTCAATCGATTACAGCCCGGTTACCACTGGTTTTTGAGCCAAACAGAGGCCAGGCATCTGCAGAGGTTCAGTACATTCTGCGCGAAGGCACATTAGCGGGCGGGTTCGAGAAAGATGGCGTTCTCTTCAGTTTGTCAGGTGGCAAGAAGATTACCTCGCAGGTGAAGATGCGTCTGGTGGGTGGGCGTGAAGATACTGTGATAACTGGTGGTGACGCGCTCGAAGGGCACACGAACTATCTGGTGGGTAACGACCCTGCTCATTGGCTACGCGGATTGCCTAACTATACAAAGGTGCGCTACAGCCGGATTTATCCCGGAACGGATCTTGTGTTCTACGGTAATGGCGAGTCTCTGGAGCACGATTTCGAGGTGCAGCCCGGGGCAAATCCCAAGCAGATCTCCTTTCGGCTCGATGGGGCAGAGAAGGTAGCTTTAGATAAGAACGGTAACCTGCAGGTCAGTTTAGCTGGCGGAGCAATCGCCTTTCGGCGGCCCATTGCTTACCAGACTGTGGCAGGCGTACGGCGCGATGTGGACGCCGCCTTTATGGTCGATCACAAGGGAACGATCCATTTCCAACTGGGCAACTATGACACGTCGGAAAAGCTGGTGATCGATCCTGTCCTCTCTTTTTCCACCTATCTTTCTCCATTGGCTCCAAATGCCAATCTGATTGCGACCGATGCCGGCGGCAACAATTATGTCGCAGGATATGGAACTTTCGGAGTTCCGGTGACTCCCGGTGCGTTTGCAGGATGCACAACCTGTACAACGAACACTGTTGTGACCTTTATCAGCAAACTGAGCGCCGATGGCAAGAACCTCATCTACTCCACCGTGCTTGGAGGCAATAGCTTCGCTCAACCGACAGGCATTGCTGTCGATGCCAATGGAAACGTGCTTGTATCCGGCTGGACGGGTGCCTCTGACTTTCCAACCAAGAATGGGCAGACGATTGCCACAACGATTAATGCATATGACGGATTTCTCATTTCGCTCTCGGCTGATGGGTCTTCTCTGAACTACGGGACAATGCTGGGAACTGCGCCTTCCGTTTCACCGGTCCCGGCAACTTATGCAACAGCCGTCGCTGTCGACTCGTCGGGAAATGCTTATGTCACCGGCGAGACCGGAGACGGTTTTTTCATCTCGCCAGGTGCGCTCGATCAGACGGCCGTAGGCATGTCTCGCAACAGCTCCGACATTTTTCTAGCTAAGTTCGGTCCAACCGGGACTCTTGTCTACAGCGCGGTGCTGGGAACGGCAGACCCGCAAAATGGAGGAGGAGGCCCAACTGGGGCATCAGGCATCACCGTCGACGCCGCCGGTGATGCCTTTGTTGCCGGTCAGGCCGGAACGCTATGGCCAATTTCCAGCAATGCATACCTAAAACAAATTACCGGGTCGATGCCGTATGCGACCCCGTTTGTGACGAAGGTTTCGCCGGATGCGAAGAGCATTCTCTATTCCACCTATTTGGACTATGCCTACGTGGTAACCGGCATCGCTGCTCTGCCCACGGGTGATGTGTTTGTCGCAGGCAACAGTCCAGCCACAACCTATCCGACGACAGCGAACGCCTATCAGCAAAACACTGGGAATAGCGGCGCATTCCTCACCGAGCTCAACGCCGACGGATCGGCCCTCGACTACTCCACGGTCTTCGGCGACACATCATACAAAATCAATGGGCTGGCACTCGATCCCGATGGCGATATCTGGCTGGCCGGGCAAACTTCGAACCCTCAGTTCCCGCTGGTTCACCCTATTCAAGCAATCTTTCCTCCGACAACTCTTTTCCCGGCGCTTGCCTCAACCCTCGATCAGTTTGATCCCACCGGTCAGACATTGAAGTTCTCCACCTTTCTCGGCGGGAGCGCCTCAGGATACGCCAGCAGCGTCGCAGTTGGCGCCAACCATAAAGCGCACGTCTCCGGCGCCGCGGGATATGGAATGTATACAACACCGAGTGTATACGCGGGTTCGGTCCCATCTCCCAGTCCTGGATATAGCGGCGCAACCTACGCCTACGTCGCACTCATCGACCCTGCTGTCTCCAGTGGAACACTCTGCTTAGCCAGCACACAGCTTTCCTTCAACTACCTTCTGCCCCAGACGACGGCATCGCTCATCGAGCACGTCACCAACTGCGGCGATGCGCCGTTCGACTTCACTTCAATTACTTCAGACAATGCAGCCTTCACCGTGCCGGCCGGCACTAACAGTTGCATCGGATCGTTAGCGGCTGGAAGCTCCTGCGACGTGAGTGTCGAATTTGCGCCCACGGCGGTACAAGCCTATGCAGGCCAACTGACCTTCACCTCCAATGCCTCGATCACTACTACTTCAATACCACTCAGCGGCAACGGCGCAGAACCGCTTGCGGAGTTCGGGTCACAGGGTGCTTCAACAACGATCTTCTCGTCGCTGCTGGTAGGACAAACAAGTCCAATCAGGTATGTTGACGTTTACAACGGCGGCATGGTTCCACTCACCATTTATCCGCAGCAGACTGCCGTCTCCAACGGCTTCGTCTTAGCGCCCGGCAGCAACTGCACCGGCACGCTGGCAGCTCACCAATACTGTACAATCGTCGTACAGTTCGCGCCTCAGGCACCTGGAACGTTCAGTGGAACCCTCTCGGTCTCAAGCAGCGATCCTGCTCATCCGACAATCAGTGCTCCTCTGCAAGGTACCGCCTACGCCTCCTATCCGATTGCCACGATCACCGCGCTGTTTAACCCGTCCTATCCGATCGGCGGAACAACCCCCATCACAATGACCGTGAAGGGGACCAACTTCTTCGCAGCCTCCGTCGTCTACATCAACGGCGTTGCCCAGCCGACGACATACCAGAGCGACACCAGCCTTAGTGTCACCTTCGATCCTTCTGTCGTGAACACAGTCGGTGCGATCCCGGTTACGGTGGTCAATCCCACGCCAGGCGGCGGCAGCAGCTCCTCCTATCCGCTCATCGGCTATCGCTCACTTCCATTGACGGCCAGCGCGTTGACCGTGGACCCGGTTGGCGGTCTGCTCTACGCCGCTATTCCTGCCACTGCATCGCAAAATCCAAATACCATCATTCCCATCAATCCCGCCACCGGCGCTATGATGACACCCATCACGGTAGCGGCAGGGCCGCGTGCCCTGGCTGTCTCCGACGACGGCAGCGAACTCTATGTAGCATCGACCGGCGTCTTGCAGCGCATCAACCTGAAGACACTAGCTATCGAAAAGACCTTCAATCTCCCCGTAGATTCGGAATGGGGACAGACCTATGTGCAGGAGATGCACGTTGTTCCCGGCTCCCCGCAGTCGATCGTCGTCGAACTGTTTGCCAATGTAGACCCTGCCGAAGATGGAGCGGCGCTCTACAACGACTCGGGCCTGGTCAACTGGATTCCCGGCCAGAGTCTGGTCAATGGAGGGAACAGTATTTTCTGGCTCGACACCTTCACCTTTACTTCCTCGCCGTCGATCATTTATGGCTTGCCAGTCGCCCCAACCGGCGGCACTTTCTTTGCAGAGATTCAGGTCAGCCCTTCGGGCCTCTCGCGCATGGCGGGCGGAGTGATGTCCGGACAACCTCCTCAACAATCGGGCTCGATCGTGCGCTCCGACGGCGCGCTGCTCTACACAAACACCGGCCAGGTTTGGGAGCCATCAACACAAAAGCTATTGGGAACGTACCTCGCAGCAAATGGCAATCCATTGACCTACACAGGCAGCGTCATTCCCGACACAGCCAACGGGCATACATACTTTCTGGATGGATTCGCACAGTACGCCCAATATGAGTCGCTTGGTATCGATGTCTATGATCAGGCAAGCGAGGCTCTAATAGGCGCTGTTCCATTTTTGGGACTCAACTCGACCGGTGCGGTTGATCTCATGCGCTGGGGTATCAACGGATTTGCCTTCCGTCTTCTTGATACAACCGGAACCAATCCAAGCGCAAACCAGATTGTGATTGTCACCAGCGATCTGGTAACTTCCAGCGGCATTACGCCGATTCCAATCCTGGCCTCCGTCTCGCCGGCAAAGGTGTACGCCGGTGGACCGACATATTCCATGCAGTTGACCGGAAGCGGTTTCACCAACGCATCCACCGTGCTGATCAATGGAAGCCCTCGCGCGACCACTTACGTCAGCGGCACTTCGCTTACTGCCCAGGTATTGGACTCTGACATCGCTGCGACCGGCCAACTCAACGTGCAAGTGACCACTCCGGCGCCGGGTGGCGGCACCTCCGACTACGCATACGTATCGATCGATACTCCGCCACAGACGAACCCCACAGTGACGCTCACTCCATCTGCAACCGCCATTACGACGGCACAGTCGTTGACGGCTACAGTTACTGTCAGTGGTGGAAGCGGCAAGGCAACTCCTACGGGTTCAGTTACATTTAGCGGCGGAGGTTTCACTGCCGCTGCAGCACTTAGCAGTGGTACTGCAACAATCAACATCCCCGCAGGTTCGCTTGCAGTTGGAGTGGATCCCCTGGCTGTTACCTACACACCGGATAGCGCTAGCTCGACAATATATAACGGCGCAACCGGAGCAGCATCGGTAACCGTAACGACTGCAGTAAAGAGTGCATCAGCAGTAACTATGACACCTGCATCGTCTACGATCACCAATGAGCAAACCAATACTGTCTCTATTACCGTTGCAGGTTTAAATGGCCAACCGAGTCCCACTGGAACAGTGACACTGATGAGTGGCACTTATAATGCACAGCAGACACTTGCAACCGGCGCGGCAAGTTTTACCATTCCTGCTGGAGCGCTGAGCAGTGGCGCCAACAAGCTGACAGCCACATATTCCGGTGATGAAACATATGCAGGGGCAAGCGGAACCGCAAACATCACGGTGTCACAAGTTGTAATTGCCACGCTCACACCAGCTGGAGTTCCGCCCGGTGGCAGCACAACAACGAACGTCACTCTCTCTGCCGGCAGTACCTACTCCGGCACGATGAATATGAGTTGTACCCTCGTCGGCTCACCAGCAGGCGCACAAAGTCTGCCAACGTGCAGCCTCAATCCAACAAGTGTGAAAATCGCGACCGGGGGAACTGGAGCGACTGTGCTGACCGTGCAGACAAAAGCAGCATCAACTACGGCACTCATCGCTCCCACTCGGATGAATCTGTTTGGTTTTGGCGGTGGAACGATTTTGGCCGGTCTATTTCTGATCGGAGTTCCCGCTCGCAGGCGACGCTGGATGCCAATGTTGGCACTTCTCTTAATCGTTGTTGTCGCAGGTGTAGTTGGATGCGCTGGAAGCGACAGTTCGAACTCCGGCTCAGGCGGTTCGGGCTCTGGTCCAGGCGGCTCTAGTATTCCGGCGACCACGGCAGGTACCTATACGTTTACCCTGACAGGGGTGGATTCGGCTAATTCGAGCATTACAACCTCCGCCAATGCGGTGGTTATCGTTCAATAG
- the cysD gene encoding sulfate adenylyltransferase subunit CysD, which produces MIATDIEAVSQPAQLNHLQALEAESIAIMREAVAEFARPVMLYSIGKDSSVMLRLAQKAFYPGKIPFPLLHVDTSYKFPEMIKFRDEYAKEIGADLIVHRNEEAIAAGANPYTLGTQNCCGLLKTRSLLDGLEEGGFDAAFGGARRDEEKSRAKERVYSFRDTAGQWDPKNQRPELWSLYNSRLRKGESIRVFPLSNWTELDIWLYLYAEKIPIVPLYFAKERELIRRGGALTLYREGMKLLPGEKVETMKVRMRSLGCAPCTGAMPSEADTLPKIIEELMTFRRSERENRAIDHDEEGSMETKKREGYF; this is translated from the coding sequence ATGATTGCTACGGATATAGAAGCGGTAAGCCAGCCGGCTCAGTTGAATCATCTGCAGGCGCTCGAGGCAGAGAGCATCGCGATTATGCGAGAGGCGGTGGCGGAGTTTGCCCGTCCGGTCATGCTCTATTCCATCGGCAAAGACTCGTCGGTGATGTTGCGGCTCGCGCAGAAGGCATTCTATCCCGGCAAGATCCCGTTTCCTCTGCTGCACGTCGACACCAGCTACAAGTTTCCCGAGATGATCAAGTTTCGCGACGAGTACGCAAAGGAGATCGGCGCCGATCTAATCGTGCATCGCAACGAAGAGGCGATTGCCGCGGGTGCCAACCCTTACACACTCGGAACGCAGAACTGCTGCGGCCTCTTGAAGACTCGGAGTCTGCTCGACGGCCTCGAAGAGGGTGGTTTCGATGCCGCATTCGGCGGTGCGCGCCGCGATGAGGAGAAGAGCCGGGCCAAGGAGCGTGTCTACAGCTTCCGCGATACGGCAGGGCAGTGGGACCCGAAAAATCAGCGGCCCGAGCTGTGGAGCCTCTATAACTCCCGGCTGCGCAAGGGAGAGAGCATTCGCGTCTTTCCTCTGTCGAACTGGACGGAGTTGGATATCTGGCTCTATCTCTACGCCGAAAAGATTCCGATTGTGCCTCTCTACTTCGCCAAAGAGCGCGAACTGATACGTCGCGGCGGCGCATTGACGCTGTATCGCGAAGGCATGAAGCTGTTGCCGGGCGAGAAGGTCGAGACGATGAAGGTTCGGATGCGCAGCCTGGGGTGCGCTCCCTGTACAGGAGCCATGCCCAGCGAAGCGGACACGCTGCCGAAGATTATTGAAGAGTTGATGACGTTCCGACGAAGCGAACGGGAGAACCGGGCGATTGATCACGACGAAGAAGGCTCGATGGAGACGAAGAAGCGGGAGGGCTACTTCTAA